In the Persephonella hydrogeniphila genome, one interval contains:
- a CDS encoding NAD(P)/FAD-dependent oxidoreductase, which produces MAKVVVVGAGFAGHYAALILADALKGKGNHEITVISRVPKFTYIPSLVWVGVGQMKSEDVQFDLKPVYDKVGINFVHGAVTEVHPDDQYVVVEKPDGGTQQVNYDYIIMATGPYLNFEGTPGLGPDKGFTHSICTPPHATKAAAAYLELVSRMEKGEKVKIVIGTGHGAATRQGAAFEYISNVHNDLVDRGLRDRAEILWLSNEPALGDFGIDGLEMKYGGEIFTSEDMVQFLFEKYGIKWQIRSHVKQVDEKKIYTIDLDGNENEIEYDFAMLIPQFKAQPIKWIDKDGNDITDKMCNPAGFVKVDAVYGKKWDELDGPDWPRTYQNPTYKNVFAAGIAFAPPGPLSKPQQAPDGSPIAPAPPRTGYTAELSGKAAALNIVDMIEGREPSHTASMAETPGLCVASLKHHLLTGEAVTIAIYPVARNRAAYPEYGRDLDNCVAEIGLAGAWFKWFLHHAFLYKLQAKPGWKMIP; this is translated from the coding sequence ATGGCAAAGGTAGTGGTTGTAGGGGCAGGATTTGCTGGACATTATGCAGCGTTAATTTTGGCAGATGCCCTTAAAGGAAAGGGTAACCATGAAATCACCGTTATCAGCCGTGTTCCCAAATTTACTTACATACCTTCTCTTGTTTGGGTTGGTGTTGGCCAGATGAAATCTGAAGATGTTCAGTTTGATTTAAAGCCTGTATACGACAAAGTTGGAATTAATTTTGTTCATGGTGCTGTTACAGAAGTTCATCCAGATGATCAGTACGTTGTTGTTGAGAAACCTGACGGTGGTACACAGCAGGTAAATTACGATTATATTATCATGGCAACCGGTCCGTACCTTAATTTTGAGGGTACTCCAGGGCTCGGTCCTGATAAAGGATTTACGCACTCTATCTGTACACCTCCACATGCAACAAAAGCAGCAGCTGCTTATCTTGAGCTTGTAAGCAGAATGGAAAAAGGAGAAAAGGTAAAAATTGTTATAGGAACAGGTCATGGAGCTGCCACACGTCAGGGAGCTGCTTTCGAATATATCTCCAACGTTCATAACGACCTTGTAGACAGAGGTCTTAGGGATAGAGCTGAGATCCTATGGCTATCTAATGAACCTGCACTTGGTGATTTTGGTATAGACGGACTTGAGATGAAATACGGTGGTGAGATCTTCACATCCGAAGATATGGTACAGTTCCTGTTTGAAAAATATGGAATCAAATGGCAGATCAGATCTCATGTGAAACAGGTAGATGAGAAAAAGATATATACAATAGATTTAGATGGAAATGAAAACGAGATAGAGTATGATTTTGCTATGCTTATTCCTCAGTTTAAAGCTCAGCCTATCAAATGGATAGATAAAGATGGCAATGATATAACAGATAAAATGTGTAACCCTGCAGGATTTGTTAAAGTCGACGCTGTATACGGTAAGAAATGGGATGAATTAGATGGTCCAGACTGGCCAAGAACTTACCAGAACCCAACATACAAAAATGTGTTTGCAGCAGGTATCGCATTTGCCCCTCCAGGACCGCTATCAAAACCTCAGCAGGCTCCAGATGGTTCTCCAATAGCACCTGCTCCTCCAAGAACAGGATATACAGCTGAGCTTTCTGGAAAAGCAGCAGCACTGAATATTGTTGATATGATAGAAGGAAGAGAACCTTCCCATACAGCTTCAATGGCTGAAACACCGGGATTGTGTGTTGCTTCACTTAAGCATCATCTACTTACCGGTGAAGCTGTTACTATTGCTATTTATCCTGTTGCAAGAAATAGAGCAGCTTATCCTGAATACGGTAGAGACCTTGATAACTGTGTTGCAGAGATAGGTCTCGCTGGAGCATGGTTCAAGTGGTTCCTGCACCATGCCTTCCTATACAAACTTCAGGCTAAGCCCGGATGGAAAATGATACCTTAA
- a CDS encoding ATP-dependent Clp protease adaptor ClpS, with product MGIGFEVQEEKKTEIGIPAKVIVYNDDWHTFEEVIYQLMKAIKCDLATAEALTWEIHTKGKAVVFEGDLEEALYVQNVLEEIDLSVEVII from the coding sequence ATGGGAATTGGCTTTGAAGTTCAGGAAGAAAAGAAGACCGAAATAGGAATACCAGCAAAGGTAATAGTATACAATGATGACTGGCATACATTTGAAGAGGTTATATATCAGCTAATGAAAGCTATAAAGTGTGATCTTGCCACAGCAGAAGCCCTTACATGGGAGATACATACAAAGGGTAAAGCGGTAGTTTTTGAAGGGGATTTAGAGGAAGCTCTTTATGTTCAAAATGTTTTAGAAGAAATAGATCTATCTGTTGAAGTAATCATATAA
- the nadD gene encoding nicotinate (nicotinamide) nucleotide adenylyltransferase codes for MIGLYGGSFDPVHIGHLRIAEDIREYFGFEKIIFIPAYHSPLKPESRAPAEDRINMLRLSIKYNRYFYIDDIEIKRKGKSYTIDTIKTYRERGVFPFFIVGTDAFLTLDKWKNPEELVKITSFIVLGRGKDRLEDIKLFLKNKFPQLKLVQSNNLTEKSGYVYFFDQRRIDISSTEIRNRIKNNRSIKYLVLPEVEDYIFNKKLYRG; via the coding sequence ATGATTGGATTATACGGTGGAAGTTTTGATCCTGTTCATATAGGTCATCTCAGGATAGCTGAAGATATCCGTGAGTATTTTGGTTTTGAAAAGATTATTTTTATACCTGCATATCACTCTCCTTTAAAACCAGAAAGTAGGGCACCGGCAGAAGACAGAATAAACATGCTCCGGTTATCTATAAAATACAACAGATATTTCTATATAGATGATATTGAGATAAAAAGGAAAGGAAAATCTTACACTATTGATACCATTAAAACGTATAGAGAAAGAGGAGTATTTCCATTTTTTATAGTTGGGACAGATGCTTTCTTAACCCTTGATAAATGGAAAAATCCAGAAGAATTAGTAAAAATAACCAGTTTTATAGTTTTAGGTAGAGGAAAGGACAGATTAGAAGATATAAAGCTGTTTTTAAAAAATAAATTTCCTCAGTTAAAACTGGTGCAAAGCAACAATTTAACTGAAAAATCTGGGTATGTGTACTTTTTTGATCAGAGAAGAATAGATATTTCATCAACAGAGATAAGGAATAGAATAAAGAATAACAGGTCTATAAAATATCTTGTACTACCTGAAGTTGAAGATTATATTTTTAATAAAAAACTTTACAGAGGCTGA
- a CDS encoding Do family serine endopeptidase, giving the protein MRRLYYPIFFFLFLIGISHATSLMQQIENERIKLVEETSPGVATIFTIKEVKVVNPFAGSPFGDFFGVPNVPEFKERQEGLGSGFIVKVDEKKKLVYLLTNNHVVENAQNIKVQFKNDIVLDAKVIGTDKMSDVAVIAVPFKEGIQEYAKKHMLKLGDSDKLKPGMTVIAIGNPLGLTGTVTMGIISALDREMPGHPGEGFIQTDAAINPGNSGGPLINLKGEVIGINTAIIMGAQGLGFAVPINQAKWVMEQILKYGKVKRSKIGVIIQPLTPELAKHFGVKKGVLVAQVMKGGPAEKAGIKSGDIIVAVNDKPVSKVSQLQKYIMRNPPGTKVKITVVRDGKKKDIYVTTASWEGEEVSPASMQEMEAKYGLIVKDITPDLVERYRIPKVPYGVFVLGVKYGSVAEEAGIRSGDVILTINRKPVRSAKDFWKEIKKAEKKGEDSVLLFVQRGSSKIFTVMPIVKSEK; this is encoded by the coding sequence ATGAGAAGGCTTTATTATCCGATTTTCTTTTTTCTTTTTCTAATTGGTATAAGCCATGCAACCTCTCTTATGCAGCAGATAGAAAATGAGAGGATAAAACTGGTTGAGGAAACATCCCCTGGAGTTGCTACTATCTTTACAATAAAGGAAGTAAAGGTAGTTAATCCGTTTGCAGGTAGTCCTTTCGGAGATTTTTTCGGTGTTCCAAATGTTCCGGAGTTCAAAGAAAGACAGGAAGGTCTTGGTTCAGGCTTTATAGTAAAGGTAGATGAAAAGAAGAAGCTTGTTTACCTGTTGACAAACAACCATGTTGTTGAGAACGCCCAGAACATAAAAGTACAGTTTAAGAACGATATTGTTCTCGATGCAAAAGTAATAGGAACTGACAAGATGAGCGATGTTGCTGTGATTGCGGTTCCCTTTAAAGAAGGTATTCAGGAGTATGCAAAGAAACATATGTTAAAGTTAGGTGATTCTGACAAACTAAAACCGGGAATGACAGTAATAGCGATTGGAAACCCTCTCGGTCTAACAGGTACAGTAACTATGGGTATCATTTCTGCCCTTGATAGGGAGATGCCTGGACATCCGGGAGAAGGCTTCATACAGACAGATGCTGCAATAAATCCTGGAAACTCAGGAGGGCCTTTAATCAACCTTAAAGGTGAAGTTATCGGTATTAACACAGCCATTATAATGGGAGCTCAAGGACTGGGGTTTGCTGTTCCTATAAATCAGGCTAAATGGGTGATGGAACAGATACTCAAATACGGTAAGGTAAAGAGAAGTAAGATAGGTGTAATTATACAGCCTTTAACGCCAGAACTTGCGAAACATTTTGGTGTCAAAAAAGGTGTTCTCGTAGCTCAGGTTATGAAAGGGGGGCCTGCAGAGAAAGCAGGTATAAAATCAGGAGATATAATTGTTGCTGTAAATGACAAACCTGTATCAAAGGTATCCCAGTTGCAGAAATATATAATGAGAAATCCTCCAGGAACAAAAGTAAAGATTACTGTAGTAAGAGATGGAAAGAAAAAAGATATATATGTGACAACTGCATCATGGGAAGGAGAAGAGGTAAGTCCTGCCAGTATGCAGGAAATGGAAGCAAAATACGGACTTATAGTGAAGGATATAACTCCTGATCTTGTAGAAAGGTATAGAATTCCAAAAGTCCCTTACGGTGTGTTTGTTTTAGGAGTAAAATACGGTTCTGTCGCTGAAGAGGCCGGTATAAGAAGTGGTGATGTGATCCTGACAATAAACAGGAAACCTGTAAGATCGGCGAAAGATTTCTGGAAAGAGATCAAAAAAGCTGAAAAGAAAGGGGAAGATTCTGTGTTACTCTTTGTTCAGAGAGGAAGTTCTAAGATCTTTACTGTAATGCCTATAGTAAAATCTGAAAAATAA
- a CDS encoding HAD-IIA family hydrolase, which translates to MHIKGFLIDLDGVLTKDENFSPIDGAVEFIDFLKKKDIPFIIATSNSRYPPEEIIKKMQQNGFKVDTKDIVTPLTVAPYILKKEKIEKIYIIGSENLKQYIKSKGFKVTESPDVDAVLVGLDKNFNFMKMKVGTTALKIYGAKLYALNKNIISKDDDGMLFPGVGTVAKMFSTACQCNEDFKHFGKMGEEYNRVVFEKLPLEKESIAMISDDIFVDLEGYKSIGLKTIFVTTGKYSLKEIEKTESVDMVVDNLTEIIGRIFIDK; encoded by the coding sequence ATGCATATAAAAGGATTTTTAATAGATTTAGATGGTGTTCTGACAAAGGACGAAAACTTCAGTCCTATAGACGGAGCTGTTGAGTTTATTGATTTTTTGAAAAAAAAAGATATACCATTCATAATTGCAACAAGCAACTCTAGGTACCCCCCTGAAGAAATCATAAAAAAAATGCAACAAAATGGATTCAAAGTTGATACAAAAGATATAGTAACTCCGCTCACTGTAGCCCCTTATATTTTAAAAAAAGAGAAGATAGAAAAGATATATATCATAGGTTCTGAAAATCTTAAACAGTACATAAAAAGCAAAGGTTTTAAAGTTACAGAATCTCCCGATGTAGATGCTGTTCTTGTAGGACTTGATAAAAATTTCAATTTTATGAAAATGAAGGTAGGAACAACAGCTTTAAAAATTTATGGAGCAAAATTGTATGCTTTGAACAAAAATATAATATCTAAAGACGACGATGGCATGTTGTTTCCAGGAGTAGGAACTGTTGCAAAAATGTTCTCTACAGCCTGCCAGTGTAACGAAGATTTTAAGCATTTTGGAAAGATGGGAGAGGAGTATAACAGGGTAGTATTTGAAAAATTACCTTTAGAAAAAGAGAGTATAGCAATGATCAGCGATGATATATTTGTTGATCTGGAGGGGTACAAATCTATAGGCCTAAAAACTATATTTGTTACTACAGGAAAGTACAGTCTTAAAGAGATTGAAAAAACTGAAAGTGTAGATATGGTAGTGGATAATCTTACGGAGATTATAGGGAGGATTTTTATTGATAAATAA
- a CDS encoding UbiA-like polyprenyltransferase — MINKLKLYAQLVKFEHTIFAIPFVFASIFIVQKGIPPLEKIFWILIAAIAGRTAGMAFNRFFDLPFDKLNPRTKNWVSVTGAVKAGEILGLAVLSSAVLIFSAYKLNKLAFYLSPVAIFLLIIYPLGKRFTNFVHLILGAVYFIIPIAVSVALKGEIDLATVFLGLGMAFWVAGFDIFYALQDIEFDRKVGVHSIPAKFGIKKAITFARVFHFLTFIFLVLTGYFAQLGIIYYTGLVLLTGFLIYEHTLIKENDLSKINVAFFTVNGYISILYMIVVLLDIFVKF, encoded by the coding sequence TTGATAAATAAACTTAAGCTTTATGCACAGCTTGTAAAATTTGAACATACTATATTTGCTATTCCATTTGTGTTTGCTTCAATTTTTATTGTTCAAAAAGGCATACCTCCTTTAGAAAAAATTTTCTGGATACTGATTGCTGCGATTGCCGGAAGAACTGCTGGTATGGCGTTTAATAGATTTTTTGATCTACCATTTGACAAACTTAATCCACGCACAAAAAACTGGGTCTCTGTAACAGGAGCTGTAAAAGCAGGAGAAATTTTAGGACTTGCCGTTTTGTCCTCTGCTGTTTTGATTTTTTCAGCCTATAAATTGAACAAGCTTGCGTTTTATTTGTCTCCAGTAGCGATATTCCTTTTGATTATTTACCCTCTGGGAAAAAGATTTACAAATTTTGTACATCTTATTTTAGGAGCTGTTTATTTTATTATCCCGATTGCTGTTTCTGTTGCTTTGAAGGGAGAAATAGATTTAGCTACTGTCTTTTTAGGTCTGGGTATGGCATTCTGGGTTGCAGGATTTGATATCTTTTACGCATTACAGGATATTGAGTTCGATAGGAAAGTAGGAGTACACTCTATACCTGCAAAATTCGGCATCAAGAAGGCGATCACATTTGCACGGGTTTTCCATTTTTTAACGTTTATATTCTTAGTCCTTACTGGGTATTTTGCACAGCTGGGAATTATTTACTATACTGGACTTGTACTGCTTACCGGTTTCTTAATATATGAGCACACTCTGATAAAAGAAAACGACCTATCTAAAATAAATGTGGCTTTTTTTACAGTAAACGGTTATATAAGCATACTGTACATGATTGTGGTGCTTTTGGATATTTTCGTGAAATTTTGA
- the fabZ gene encoding 3-hydroxyacyl-ACP dehydratase FabZ, translating into MSFKDVMEIKKILPHRYPFLLIDRILELDIENLRVKALKNVTVNEEFFNGHFPDFPVMPGVLIIEAMAQAGAYLMIEKAKAEGVEGDFTVLFAGIDSAKFRKPVVPGDQIIFEIEGINIKKSMGKIKGVAKVDGNVVCEAVLMAALKKS; encoded by the coding sequence ATGTCTTTTAAAGATGTTATGGAAATAAAGAAAATACTTCCCCATAGATATCCTTTTTTGCTTATTGATAGAATTCTTGAATTAGATATAGAAAATCTGAGAGTAAAAGCATTGAAAAATGTGACTGTAAATGAAGAGTTTTTTAACGGGCATTTTCCTGATTTTCCTGTTATGCCAGGAGTTTTAATAATAGAAGCTATGGCTCAGGCAGGAGCTTATCTCATGATAGAAAAAGCTAAAGCTGAAGGCGTAGAAGGTGATTTTACAGTTTTATTTGCTGGGATAGATAGTGCAAAATTCAGAAAACCTGTTGTCCCTGGAGATCAGATAATATTCGAAATAGAAGGAATAAATATAAAAAAGAGTATGGGAAAAATAAAGGGGGTTGCTAAGGTAGACGGAAATGTAGTTTGTGAAGCAGTTTTAATGGCAGCACTTAAAAAGAGTTAA